A single region of the Variovorax paradoxus genome encodes:
- a CDS encoding diguanylate cyclase domain-containing protein, whose protein sequence is MRLLLPDLTRFSLRARLSGGVVAIVFLTTIGIASAELYFVKRNMQATIAEEQFERISAIADAVDQKFLSRRTLLKTFGDSVESHNFTGAESLQDLVMQHKSLREAFDNLAFIDAQGEIVANMNGAQQIGKINVKDRDYFQGTVASKAGVISQPFKNRISGLAQVAMTEPVLDPEGRVAYVIAAFITLSEHNFLGELANVKFGKSGYMFIVNTGGIIVDHPDKSRLLQHIDADGVPNTAADRAIAGFEGASEGVNRRGVHALYAFKHIRQTNWVLGAMYPRQEAFAKAEQIERFAWAGALLLTLLAGGLTFMTVRSQLAPLSRLREHMQVSRANSAYTPLEEESGQDEVGDLSNTFDSLMRERRAAQQRVQSSERFLRDVTDNLPAVVAYFDRNQRCLFANKAGLRMQGRTQADVGRMTMQESLPDAVYRQLEAQVAKALQGTPTRTEGTYDRRGKEGFFECHLLPDVRDDGVAGYYVMTFDITERKQAEMRSADSERRLRGLTDNVPALLTELDLEERVVFCNGRYLAWLGIEPASMMNRHIRETIGEAHYDVRKPLLARAFAGEVLSFEQTAQLLIGERTLQTTYLPHRDADGAVVGLYVIAHDVTDLKQKQRQLDALAREDALTGLPNRRSFEEHAREAMARSRRSGKPICLLFLDIDYFKSINDSLGHAAGDAVLREFGRRLKESVRETDMAARYAGDEFVILLEGVDGIAEAGIVAQKVLAAMRPAFHLSGRSLQATASIGVAIAEEDEDLSSLFMRADAALYSAKKEGKNRFMTAEPRTRAAGSVPWPRQEPSSA, encoded by the coding sequence ATGCGTCTCCTGTTACCCGATCTGACCCGTTTCAGCCTGCGTGCCCGGTTGTCGGGCGGTGTGGTGGCCATTGTTTTCCTGACGACGATCGGTATTGCCAGCGCCGAGCTCTACTTCGTCAAGCGCAACATGCAGGCGACCATCGCCGAGGAGCAGTTCGAGCGGATATCGGCCATTGCCGATGCGGTGGACCAGAAGTTCCTGAGCCGGCGCACCTTGCTCAAGACCTTCGGCGACAGCGTCGAGAGCCACAACTTCACCGGCGCCGAAAGCCTGCAGGACCTTGTCATGCAGCACAAGTCGCTCAGGGAAGCCTTCGACAACCTGGCCTTCATCGATGCGCAGGGCGAGATCGTGGCCAACATGAACGGTGCGCAGCAGATCGGCAAGATCAACGTCAAGGACCGCGACTATTTCCAAGGCACCGTCGCGTCCAAGGCGGGCGTGATTTCCCAGCCTTTCAAGAACCGAATCAGCGGGCTCGCGCAAGTTGCCATGACCGAACCCGTGCTGGACCCCGAGGGCAGGGTGGCCTATGTCATTGCCGCCTTCATCACCCTGAGCGAACACAACTTCCTGGGTGAGCTTGCCAACGTGAAATTCGGCAAGAGCGGGTACATGTTCATCGTCAATACCGGCGGCATCATCGTCGACCATCCGGACAAGTCCAGGCTGCTCCAGCACATCGACGCCGACGGCGTACCCAACACCGCTGCCGATCGCGCCATTGCCGGATTCGAAGGAGCGTCCGAAGGAGTGAACCGCAGGGGCGTGCATGCCTTGTACGCCTTCAAGCACATACGCCAGACCAACTGGGTGCTGGGCGCGATGTATCCGCGCCAGGAAGCCTTTGCCAAGGCGGAGCAGATCGAGCGCTTTGCCTGGGCGGGGGCGCTCCTGCTCACCTTGCTGGCCGGCGGGCTCACCTTCATGACCGTGCGCTCGCAGCTCGCGCCCTTGTCCCGCCTGCGCGAACACATGCAGGTGTCGCGTGCCAACTCTGCCTACACTCCGCTGGAGGAGGAGTCTGGCCAGGACGAGGTGGGCGATCTCTCGAACACCTTCGACTCGCTCATGCGGGAACGCCGTGCGGCCCAGCAGCGCGTGCAGTCGAGCGAAAGATTCCTGCGCGACGTGACCGATAACCTGCCGGCCGTGGTCGCCTACTTCGACCGCAACCAACGTTGTCTTTTCGCCAACAAGGCGGGGCTGCGGATGCAGGGCCGGACGCAAGCCGACGTCGGCCGCATGACCATGCAGGAGTCGCTGCCCGACGCGGTCTACCGGCAGCTCGAGGCGCAGGTGGCCAAGGCGCTCCAGGGAACGCCGACGCGCACCGAAGGCACCTACGACCGCAGGGGCAAGGAGGGTTTTTTCGAATGCCACCTGCTGCCAGATGTTCGCGACGACGGCGTGGCGGGCTACTACGTGATGACCTTCGACATCACCGAGCGCAAGCAGGCCGAGATGCGAAGCGCCGACAGCGAACGGCGCCTGCGCGGGCTCACCGACAACGTGCCGGCGCTCCTGACCGAGCTCGATCTCGAAGAGCGCGTGGTTTTCTGCAACGGCAGATATCTGGCGTGGCTCGGCATCGAGCCGGCTTCGATGATGAACCGGCACATCCGGGAAACCATCGGCGAGGCCCACTACGACGTGCGCAAGCCACTCCTGGCGCGCGCGTTCGCGGGCGAGGTGCTGTCGTTCGAGCAGACGGCCCAGCTGCTGATCGGTGAGCGGACCCTGCAGACGACGTACCTGCCGCACAGGGATGCCGACGGCGCCGTCGTCGGGCTGTACGTCATCGCGCACGATGTCACGGACCTGAAGCAGAAGCAGAGGCAACTGGACGCCCTTGCGCGGGAAGATGCGCTCACGGGCTTGCCCAACCGCCGTTCGTTCGAAGAGCATGCGCGCGAGGCCATGGCCAGGTCCCGGCGCTCGGGAAAGCCGATATGCCTGCTGTTCCTGGACATCGACTACTTCAAGTCGATCAACGATTCGCTGGGCCATGCGGCGGGCGACGCGGTGCTCAGGGAATTCGGCAGGCGGCTCAAGGAAAGCGTGCGCGAGACCGACATGGCGGCGCGCTATGCCGGCGACGAGTTCGTGATTCTTCTCGAGGGAGTTGACGGAATCGCCGAGGCGGGCATCGTTGCGCAGAAGGTGCTTGCCGCAATGCGGCCGGCGTTTCATCTCTCCGGCCGTTCCTTGCAGGCAACAGCCAGCATCGGTGTTGCAATCGCAGAGGAAGACGAGGATCTGTCGTCCTTGTTCATGCGCGCCGATGCGGCACTGTACTCGGCCAAGAAAGAAGGAAAGAACCGCTTCATGACGGCAGAGCCCCGGACCAGGGCTGCGGGCAGTGTCCCTTGGCCCCGCCAGGAGCCTTCCAGCGCCTGA
- a CDS encoding PAS domain-containing hybrid sensor histidine kinase/response regulator: MADHGGGSAPLNQRTLADADFRLMVEAVSDYSIIVLDPGGIVISWNDGARKLKGYDAAEAIGRHFSLFYPSELLEQNQPDRALETVRQAGHMEEEGWRLRKDGTRFWASVVITRMTGSNGDVRGFSMITRDLSERRRQDEMLRMSEERFRLLVEGVKDYAIFMLDPAGHIVSWNLGAQKNKGYEASEIIGQHFSVFYPPEVAATGWPEQELRNALRDGRFEDEGWRIRKDGSRFWASVVITALHDATGRHRGFAKVTRDLTERRRVTALEDEGRRVTNFLAMLGHELRNPLAPISNALELLKREKAESAVIAHTRDIIGRQLKQMTRLVDDLLDVGRITSGKIHLESKPVRLRDAIAEAAEAVRPLIESKSQTLHLHLQETDPWISGDSARVIQIVSNLIHNAAKFTHNSGNVHVSLSQVGEDADISVRDDGPGIPPKDLQRIFDLFVQGEQNMARSQGGLGLGLSLVQQLTTLHGGRVSAFSTGRAGEGSEFVVQFQTTQPPMATLEAEPRPVGEQRVLVVDDNVDAAETMALLLEALGYKSSVAHGGLSAIEAVKAQDPDVVLLDIGLPDLNGHEVAKRLRAEMINPPPLIAITGYGQASDRDTSLEAGFRAHLTKPVDVDKLTALLEQLLESPRT; encoded by the coding sequence ATGGCAGATCACGGCGGTGGGAGTGCACCTCTGAATCAACGCACTCTGGCCGACGCCGATTTCCGGCTGATGGTCGAGGCGGTCTCGGACTATTCCATCATCGTGCTGGACCCCGGGGGCATCGTCATCAGCTGGAATGACGGGGCGAGAAAGCTCAAGGGGTATGACGCCGCCGAAGCGATCGGGCGGCACTTCTCGCTTTTCTATCCGAGCGAGCTGCTCGAGCAGAACCAGCCCGACCGAGCGCTGGAAACCGTGCGCCAGGCCGGCCACATGGAAGAAGAAGGCTGGCGCCTGCGCAAGGACGGCACGCGCTTCTGGGCCAGCGTGGTCATCACGCGGATGACCGGCAGCAACGGGGACGTGCGCGGCTTCTCGATGATCACGAGGGACCTCAGCGAACGCCGCCGCCAGGACGAGATGCTGCGCATGAGCGAGGAGCGCTTCCGGCTGCTGGTCGAGGGCGTGAAGGACTATGCGATCTTCATGCTCGACCCCGCCGGCCACATCGTGAGCTGGAATCTCGGCGCGCAAAAGAACAAGGGCTACGAGGCCTCGGAAATCATCGGGCAGCACTTCTCGGTGTTCTATCCGCCCGAGGTGGCCGCGACCGGCTGGCCCGAGCAGGAACTGCGCAACGCGCTGCGCGACGGACGCTTCGAGGACGAAGGCTGGCGCATCCGCAAGGACGGCAGCCGGTTCTGGGCCAGCGTTGTCATTACCGCGCTGCACGATGCTACCGGGCGGCATCGCGGCTTTGCCAAGGTCACGCGCGACCTGACGGAGCGGCGCCGCGTGACCGCGCTGGAAGACGAAGGGCGCCGCGTCACGAACTTCCTTGCGATGCTCGGGCACGAGCTGCGCAATCCGCTGGCGCCGATTTCCAACGCGCTCGAACTCCTCAAGCGGGAAAAAGCGGAATCGGCGGTCATCGCCCATACCCGCGACATCATCGGCCGGCAACTCAAGCAGATGACCAGGCTGGTGGACGATCTGCTCGACGTGGGGCGCATCACGAGCGGCAAGATCCACCTGGAGAGCAAGCCGGTTCGCCTGCGCGATGCCATCGCCGAGGCTGCCGAGGCGGTGCGGCCGCTGATCGAAAGCAAGTCGCAGACCCTGCACCTGCATCTCCAGGAGACGGACCCCTGGATTTCCGGAGACAGCGCACGCGTCATCCAGATCGTCAGCAACCTGATTCACAACGCCGCAAAGTTCACCCACAACAGCGGCAACGTCCATGTCTCGCTCTCGCAGGTCGGCGAGGACGCCGACATCAGCGTGCGCGACGACGGACCCGGGATACCGCCCAAGGACCTGCAGCGGATCTTCGACCTGTTCGTGCAGGGCGAGCAGAACATGGCAAGGTCGCAGGGCGGCCTGGGCCTGGGGCTCAGCCTCGTGCAGCAGTTGACGACGCTGCATGGCGGCAGGGTGAGTGCGTTCAGCACCGGCCGGGCGGGGGAAGGCAGCGAGTTCGTGGTGCAGTTCCAGACCACACAGCCGCCGATGGCCACCCTGGAGGCGGAGCCGCGGCCCGTGGGCGAGCAGCGCGTGCTGGTGGTGGACGACAACGTGGACGCGGCCGAAACCATGGCGCTGCTGCTGGAGGCGCTGGGCTACAAGTCCAGCGTCGCGCATGGCGGCCTGTCGGCCATCGAGGCGGTGAAGGCACAAGACCCGGACGTGGTGCTGCTGGACATCGGCCTGCCCGACCTGAACGGACATGAAGTCGCCAAGCGGCTGCGGGCCGAGATGATCAACCCGCCGCCGCTGATTGCCATTACCGGCTACGGCCAGGCCAGCGACAGGGACACCAGCCTGGAGGCGGGTTTTCGCGCGCACCTGACGAAGCCCGTCGACGTCGACAAGCTGACCGCGCTGCTCGAGCAACTGCTCGAGTCGCCCCGCACCTAG
- the nadE gene encoding ammonia-dependent NAD(+) synthetase — protein sequence MNAGELTPVDAVQREIIASLHVAPVFDAAEEIERRIGFLAGYLRATGLKTLVLGISGGVDSLVAGCLAQRAVERLRAEGRDATFIAMRLPYGVQKDEAEAQRSLTVIKPDRTLTVDIRPAADGMLAALKGGELAFRDAAHEDFVLGNIKARQRMIAQFAAAGAHDGIVIGTDHAAEALMGFFTKFGDGAADVTPLTGLNKRRVRALAQQLGAPDALVFKVPTADLESLVPQKPDEDAFGVSYEQIDDFLEGKPVSAAAREIILATHRKSAHKRALPAEPPLSA from the coding sequence ATGAATGCTGGTGAACTTACCCCCGTGGATGCCGTGCAGCGCGAGATCATTGCCTCGCTGCACGTAGCGCCGGTGTTCGATGCCGCCGAGGAGATCGAGCGGCGCATCGGCTTTCTGGCAGGGTACCTGCGCGCCACGGGCTTGAAGACGCTGGTGCTGGGCATCAGCGGCGGCGTCGATTCGCTCGTGGCCGGATGCCTTGCACAGCGCGCCGTGGAACGGCTGCGCGCCGAAGGCCGGGATGCCACCTTCATTGCGATGCGTTTGCCGTACGGCGTGCAGAAGGACGAAGCCGAGGCGCAACGCTCGCTCACGGTGATCAAGCCCGACCGCACCTTGACCGTCGACATCCGGCCCGCCGCAGACGGCATGCTCGCGGCATTGAAAGGCGGCGAGCTTGCGTTCCGCGATGCGGCGCATGAGGACTTCGTGCTCGGCAACATCAAGGCGCGCCAGCGCATGATTGCGCAGTTTGCGGCGGCCGGCGCGCACGATGGCATCGTCATCGGCACCGACCATGCGGCCGAGGCGCTGATGGGCTTTTTCACCAAGTTCGGCGACGGCGCGGCCGACGTGACGCCGCTCACCGGCCTCAACAAGCGCCGCGTGCGCGCGCTCGCGCAGCAACTGGGCGCACCCGATGCGCTGGTGTTCAAGGTGCCCACGGCCGACCTCGAATCGCTGGTGCCGCAAAAGCCCGACGAAGATGCGTTCGGCGTCAGCTACGAGCAGATCGACGATTTCCTCGAGGGCAAGCCGGTGTCCGCTGCGGCGCGCGAGATCATTCTTGCAACGCACCGCAAGAGCGCCCACAAGCGGGCGCTGCCCGCGGAGCCGCCGCTCTCCGCCTAG
- a CDS encoding phospholipase A: MNPIHLRTTLAASLLAPGLLASSLANAQAVEKPSSPLADAQLTWQQCAALGNSNDARLACFDRWAQQQTLPSVSVPVAPPVLASTQPAPPVDGSMPATRVVSVATSEGCRDRQYSALSRFWELENGTDCGTFGFRGYRPLNVSASAATSKPDTPTSPSEGHTASPVNYQANEMRIGLSVRTKIAQGLLTQGDPIKKDSLWFAYSQQSTWQLFNGSISRPFRTTDHEPELMYVYPLDFRLPGGWRWRYAGVGLVHQSNGQSLPLSRSWNRVYLMGGAELDDRFSITGRVWQRLSESVAKDDNPDISSYIGRAEVTGRWNFNRDNSLGLTVRNNLRDSGRGSIRLEWLKAIGDPTTSNLRFHTQLFHGYGDTLVDYNRKRTVLSIGLSLVDF, encoded by the coding sequence ATGAACCCAATCCATCTACGCACCACCCTTGCCGCAAGCCTGCTGGCGCCCGGCCTCCTTGCGTCGTCGCTGGCCAACGCGCAGGCTGTCGAAAAGCCTTCCAGCCCGCTGGCCGATGCCCAGCTGACCTGGCAGCAGTGCGCGGCGCTCGGCAACAGCAACGACGCACGGCTGGCCTGCTTCGACCGCTGGGCGCAGCAGCAGACGCTGCCTTCAGTGTCGGTGCCCGTGGCGCCGCCGGTGCTGGCAAGCACGCAGCCCGCGCCGCCGGTGGACGGGTCGATGCCGGCCACCCGCGTGGTGTCGGTCGCCACCAGCGAGGGCTGCCGTGACCGGCAGTACTCGGCGCTTTCGCGTTTCTGGGAGCTGGAGAACGGCACCGACTGCGGCACCTTCGGGTTCCGCGGCTACCGGCCGTTGAATGTGTCGGCCTCGGCTGCCACCAGCAAGCCCGATACGCCCACGTCGCCCTCCGAAGGCCACACCGCCTCCCCAGTGAACTACCAGGCGAATGAAATGCGCATTGGCCTCTCGGTGCGTACCAAGATCGCGCAGGGCCTGCTTACGCAGGGCGACCCGATCAAGAAAGACTCGCTCTGGTTCGCGTATTCGCAGCAGTCGACCTGGCAGCTGTTCAACGGCTCGATCTCGCGGCCGTTCCGCACGACCGACCACGAGCCCGAGCTGATGTATGTCTATCCGCTGGACTTCAGGCTGCCCGGCGGCTGGCGCTGGCGCTATGCGGGCGTGGGCCTGGTGCACCAGTCGAACGGCCAGAGCCTGCCGTTGTCGCGCAGCTGGAACCGCGTCTACCTGATGGGCGGCGCCGAGCTGGACGACCGCTTCAGCATTACCGGTCGCGTCTGGCAGCGGCTGTCGGAAAGCGTCGCAAAGGACGACAACCCCGACATCTCCAGCTACATCGGCCGCGCCGAGGTCACCGGCCGCTGGAACTTCAACCGCGACAACAGCCTGGGCCTCACGGTGCGCAACAACTTGCGCGACAGCGGGCGCGGCTCGATACGGCTCGAGTGGCTGAAGGCCATCGGCGATCCGACCACCAGCAACCTGCGCTTCCACACGCAGCTGTTCCACGGCTACGGCGACACGCTGGTGGACTACAACCGGAAGCGCACCGTGCTGAGCATCGGTCTCAGCCTGGTCGATTTTTAA